From Epinephelus lanceolatus isolate andai-2023 chromosome 5, ASM4190304v1, whole genome shotgun sequence, the proteins below share one genomic window:
- the tbc1d15 gene encoding TBC1 domain family member 15 isoform X2: MAADSAPKVLFELEGVFIHPSSDEDGIEQDLLVSGSLRIVDKDAEIMVEYRPLEDTVDPSNMLCAGKDSSSVMEWDQCSGEKSHQLLETQQSYETEWDMINAVSFKKKTCTNGEGSLNHSHEKSKWAFSFSVGDLRSITVKEEGWTFLLLRLKESHSSLPALHFHQGGSKQFLDCLRRFALLTESTGDETCLLVSTPNKALSQSFENLLDDNNFGLVHKFRKDPYVTTLGGFSKVTNYIFDAFRGTEEQHQRPPEEVADLLGEVIPGLEINQQEEPGFEVITRIDLGMRPQVTRREPLSAEEWGKHQDPEGRMINIPLLKQIIFKGGLCHAVRKEAWKFLLGYFPWDSTLEERKVLQRAKTDEYFRMKLQWKSVSEEQERRNSRLRDYRSLIEKDVNRTDRTNRFYEGIDNPGLVLLHDILMTYCMFDFDLGYVQGMSDLLSPILYVMENEVDAFWCFVSFMDQMHQNFEEQMQGMKTQLIQLSTLLRLLDLAFWNYLEAQDSGYLYFCFRWLLIRFKRELSFQDVLRLWEVMWTGLPCENFHLLVCCAILDSEKQKIMEENYGFNEILKHINELSMKLDIEEILQKAEGISLQIKNCKDLPQSVSVILGLDSELSEPTDCGTPPALRPSQRASQDACSNGLLRQSSSHNGCKVAFIS, encoded by the exons ATGGCGGCGGATTCTGCTCCGAAg GTTCTATTTGAACTTGAAGGAGTCTTCATCCATCCGAGCAGTGATGAAGACGGCATCGAGCAGGATTTACTCGTTTCGGGGTCACTTCGGATTGTTGACAAA GATGCTGAAATCATGGTGGAGTACAGACCTCTGGAAGATACAGTCGACCCTTCAAACATGCTGTGTGCTGGAAAG GACTCCAGTTCAGTCATGGAGTGGGACCAGTGTTCTGGTGAGAAGTCCCACCAACTgttagaaacacagcagagctaCGAGACAGAGTGGGACATGATCAACGCCGTGTCCTTCAAGAAGAAGACCTGCACGAATGGAGAGG GCTCTCTAAACCACAGCCATGAGAAGAGCAAGTGGGCGTTCAGCTTCAGTGTGGGCGACCTCAGGTCCATCACAGTGAAGGAGGAAGGTTGGACCTTTCTGCTCCTCAGACTGAAGGAGTCCCACTCTTCCCTGCCTGCTCTGCACTTCCACCAGGGCGGCAGCAAACAGTTCCTGGACTGCCTGAGGAGGTTCGCCCTGCTCACAGA GTCTACAGGAGATGAAACGTGTCTGTTGGTCAGCACTCCAAACAAAGCTCTGTCTCAGTCCTTTGAGAACCTTCTGGATGACAACAACTTCGGCCTCGTTCAT AAATTCAGGAAGGACCCGTACGTCACCACATTGGGCGGCTTCTCCAAAGTCACCAACTACATCTTTGACGCTTTTCGGGGGACAGAGGAGCAGCACCAGCGCCCCCCGGAGGAGGTGGCCGACCTGCTGGGTGAAGTCATCCCGGGACTGGAGATCAACCAGCAGGAGGAGCCCGGTTTCGAAGTCATCACCAGG ATCGACCTGGGGATGAGGCCTCAGGTGACGAGGAGGGAGCCGCTGTCAGCAGAGGAGTGGGGCAAACATCAGGATCCAGAGGGGAGGATGATCAACATCCCACTGCTTAAACAAATCATCTTCAAGGGG GGACTTTGTCACGCTGTGAGGAAAGAAGCCTGGAAGTTTCTTTTGGGATACTTTCCGTGGGACAGCACGCTGGAGGAGAGGAAAGTCCTGCAGAGGGCCAAAAC TGACGAGTACTTCAGGATGAAGCTGCAGTGGAAGTCAGTCAGTGAGGAGCAGGAAAGGAGGAACTCCAGACTGAGAGACTACAGGAGTCTGATAG AGAAAGACGTGAACCGGACAGACAGAACCAACAGGTTCTATGAAGGCATTGATAACCCCGGGCTGGTCCTGCTCCACGACATCCTCATGACCTACTGCATGTTCGACTTTGACTTGG GTTACGTTCAAGGGATGAGCGACCTGCTGTCTCCAATCCTCTACGTGATGGAGAACGAGGTCGACGCTTTCTGGTGTTTTGTTTCCTTCATGGACCAAATG cACCAGAATTTTGAGGAGCAGATGCAGGGCATGAAGACTCAGCTGATACAGCTCAGTACTCTGCTCAGACTGCTGGATCTGGCCTTCTGGAACTACCTCG AGGCTCAGGATTCAGGTTATCTGTACTTCTGTTTCCGCTGGTTGCTGATCAGATTCAAGAGAGAGCTCAGCTTCCAGGACGTCTTGCGACTCTGGGAG GTGATGTGGACCGGTCTGCCCTGTGAGAACTTCCATCTGCTGGTCTGCTGCGCCATCCTGGACtcagagaaacagaaaatcATGGAGGAGAACTACGGCTTCAACGAAATCCTCAAG cACATTAATGAACTTTCCATGAAGCTGGACATCGAGGAGATCCTTCAGAAAGCAGAAGGCATCAGTCTGCAGATAAAGAACTGCAAG GACTTGCCCCAGTCCGTCAGCGTCATCCTGGGCCTGGACTCGGAGCTCAGTGAGCCGACAGACTGTGGAACTCCTCCGGCTCTCAGACCCTCACAGCGAGCCTCACAGGATGCCTGCTCCAATGGACTCTTGAGACAAAGCAGCTCCCATAACGGCTGCAAAGTTGCCTTCATATCGTAG
- the tbc1d15 gene encoding TBC1 domain family member 15 isoform X1, with amino-acid sequence MAADSAPKVLFELEGVFIHPSSDEDGIEQDLLVSGSLRIVDKDAEIMVEYRPLEDTVDPSNMLCAGKDSSSVMEWDQCSGEKSHQLLETQQSYETEWDMINAVSFKKKTCTNGEGSLNHSHEKSKWAFSFSVGDLRSITVKEEGWTFLLLRLKESHSSLPALHFHQGGSKQFLDCLRRFALLTESTGDETCLLVSTPNKALSQSFENLLDDNNFGLVHQKFRKDPYVTTLGGFSKVTNYIFDAFRGTEEQHQRPPEEVADLLGEVIPGLEINQQEEPGFEVITRIDLGMRPQVTRREPLSAEEWGKHQDPEGRMINIPLLKQIIFKGGLCHAVRKEAWKFLLGYFPWDSTLEERKVLQRAKTDEYFRMKLQWKSVSEEQERRNSRLRDYRSLIEKDVNRTDRTNRFYEGIDNPGLVLLHDILMTYCMFDFDLGYVQGMSDLLSPILYVMENEVDAFWCFVSFMDQMHQNFEEQMQGMKTQLIQLSTLLRLLDLAFWNYLEAQDSGYLYFCFRWLLIRFKRELSFQDVLRLWEVMWTGLPCENFHLLVCCAILDSEKQKIMEENYGFNEILKHINELSMKLDIEEILQKAEGISLQIKNCKDLPQSVSVILGLDSELSEPTDCGTPPALRPSQRASQDACSNGLLRQSSSHNGCKVAFIS; translated from the exons ATGGCGGCGGATTCTGCTCCGAAg GTTCTATTTGAACTTGAAGGAGTCTTCATCCATCCGAGCAGTGATGAAGACGGCATCGAGCAGGATTTACTCGTTTCGGGGTCACTTCGGATTGTTGACAAA GATGCTGAAATCATGGTGGAGTACAGACCTCTGGAAGATACAGTCGACCCTTCAAACATGCTGTGTGCTGGAAAG GACTCCAGTTCAGTCATGGAGTGGGACCAGTGTTCTGGTGAGAAGTCCCACCAACTgttagaaacacagcagagctaCGAGACAGAGTGGGACATGATCAACGCCGTGTCCTTCAAGAAGAAGACCTGCACGAATGGAGAGG GCTCTCTAAACCACAGCCATGAGAAGAGCAAGTGGGCGTTCAGCTTCAGTGTGGGCGACCTCAGGTCCATCACAGTGAAGGAGGAAGGTTGGACCTTTCTGCTCCTCAGACTGAAGGAGTCCCACTCTTCCCTGCCTGCTCTGCACTTCCACCAGGGCGGCAGCAAACAGTTCCTGGACTGCCTGAGGAGGTTCGCCCTGCTCACAGA GTCTACAGGAGATGAAACGTGTCTGTTGGTCAGCACTCCAAACAAAGCTCTGTCTCAGTCCTTTGAGAACCTTCTGGATGACAACAACTTCGGCCTCGTTCAT CAGAAATTCAGGAAGGACCCGTACGTCACCACATTGGGCGGCTTCTCCAAAGTCACCAACTACATCTTTGACGCTTTTCGGGGGACAGAGGAGCAGCACCAGCGCCCCCCGGAGGAGGTGGCCGACCTGCTGGGTGAAGTCATCCCGGGACTGGAGATCAACCAGCAGGAGGAGCCCGGTTTCGAAGTCATCACCAGG ATCGACCTGGGGATGAGGCCTCAGGTGACGAGGAGGGAGCCGCTGTCAGCAGAGGAGTGGGGCAAACATCAGGATCCAGAGGGGAGGATGATCAACATCCCACTGCTTAAACAAATCATCTTCAAGGGG GGACTTTGTCACGCTGTGAGGAAAGAAGCCTGGAAGTTTCTTTTGGGATACTTTCCGTGGGACAGCACGCTGGAGGAGAGGAAAGTCCTGCAGAGGGCCAAAAC TGACGAGTACTTCAGGATGAAGCTGCAGTGGAAGTCAGTCAGTGAGGAGCAGGAAAGGAGGAACTCCAGACTGAGAGACTACAGGAGTCTGATAG AGAAAGACGTGAACCGGACAGACAGAACCAACAGGTTCTATGAAGGCATTGATAACCCCGGGCTGGTCCTGCTCCACGACATCCTCATGACCTACTGCATGTTCGACTTTGACTTGG GTTACGTTCAAGGGATGAGCGACCTGCTGTCTCCAATCCTCTACGTGATGGAGAACGAGGTCGACGCTTTCTGGTGTTTTGTTTCCTTCATGGACCAAATG cACCAGAATTTTGAGGAGCAGATGCAGGGCATGAAGACTCAGCTGATACAGCTCAGTACTCTGCTCAGACTGCTGGATCTGGCCTTCTGGAACTACCTCG AGGCTCAGGATTCAGGTTATCTGTACTTCTGTTTCCGCTGGTTGCTGATCAGATTCAAGAGAGAGCTCAGCTTCCAGGACGTCTTGCGACTCTGGGAG GTGATGTGGACCGGTCTGCCCTGTGAGAACTTCCATCTGCTGGTCTGCTGCGCCATCCTGGACtcagagaaacagaaaatcATGGAGGAGAACTACGGCTTCAACGAAATCCTCAAG cACATTAATGAACTTTCCATGAAGCTGGACATCGAGGAGATCCTTCAGAAAGCAGAAGGCATCAGTCTGCAGATAAAGAACTGCAAG GACTTGCCCCAGTCCGTCAGCGTCATCCTGGGCCTGGACTCGGAGCTCAGTGAGCCGACAGACTGTGGAACTCCTCCGGCTCTCAGACCCTCACAGCGAGCCTCACAGGATGCCTGCTCCAATGGACTCTTGAGACAAAGCAGCTCCCATAACGGCTGCAAAGTTGCCTTCATATCGTAG